The following DNA comes from Gemmatimonadota bacterium.
CCCGAACCGGTTGCGGATCGGCCAGGTGCTCGCCATACCGCTTTTCGGCTCATCGATCCGTTCGTCGAATCAATCCATCGCCAACCGGAGGCCCCGAGACGTGCCGCCGCCCGATCCCGCCACCCATCAGGCCATCTCCTACCGGATCAGGCGCGGCGATACACTGGAGCGCATCAGCAAGAGATACGGCGTCTCGATGGCCAACCTGCAGGACTGGAACAAGTTGAACAACCCGGGAGACATCATCGCGGGCCGCAGCCTGACCATCTACGTTCCGCGCCCGAGCGGCGCCGCGGGCGGCAGCGGTTCGACGCCGACCGCAACCCCCGGTACGGGAGAGGGATCGAACCGCGGCGAGGGCGGAGCAGCGGCATCCGGTGCCATCATCTACACCGTAAAACCGGGCGACACCCTCTGGGATATCGCACGGGCCCACAATGTGACCGTGAGCGCACTGCGCAGGACGAACGGATTGGGCAGGCGCACCGCCATACATCCCGGAGACCGGCTCCGCATCGACCCGTCCGACTCTTAAAAGTCATTGACATTCTTATACTAACGTGATATTTTGATCACGGCTATTCCGGTCCTGAATACGGTCCGGGATGAACCCGAATTCAAAAACGACGCGGGGTAGCGGAGCGTTGTCATGGCGCGAAAATCAGACTGGATTATAGGTGGACTGCTCGGTGGCGGGGTTCTGGTTATCGTTATCGTCATGTTGTTGCTTATTGCCGGTCCCATGCTGAGCAGCGACCGTTCCCTCTCCGGCATGGGCGGCGGCCGGGTCGCGCTGGTTGAAGTCCGGGGTCCGATCACCCGGGCCGATGACACGGTCAAGCAGATCGTCAAGTACCGCGAGGACGATTCCGTACGGGCCATCGTGCTCCGCATCGACAGCCCCGGCGGCGCCGTAGCCCCCACGCAGGAGATCTTCGACGAACTGCGCAAGACCCGGGAAGCGGGCAAGGTCATCGTGGCGTCCATGGGCAGTGTGGCGGCATCGGGCGGATACTACATCGCCTGCGCTGCCGATTCCATCGTGGCCAACCCAGGCACCATAACCGGGAGCATCGGCGTGATCACCGTCGCGCCGAGCGCGGAGGATCTGCTCGAAAAGATCGGCATCGATTGGCAGGTCGTCAAAAGCGGCCGGCACAAGGACATAGGTTCGCTGAGCCGCAGCATGACCGCCGAAGAGATGGGGATCGTACAGTCCGTGGTCGACGACGTATACGACCAGTTTGTCGGCGCGGTAGCCAGTTACCGGCCGCTTTCCCGTGAAGAGGTGGTCGACCGGGCGGACGGACGGATATACACCGGAAACCAGGCGCTGCCCCTGGGTCTCGTGGACCGCCTTGGGACCTACCAGGACGCGATCGCCCTGGCCGGCAGGATGGCCGGCCTTCCGGAAAAACCCAGCGTGGTCCGGGAGCGGCCCAAGACGTTTTTCGAGATGTTGATGGAGAACATGGAGATGATGACCGGTCTGTATTCTCCGGGCATCGTCGAATACCGGTATCGATAATGCGGCAACATCTACGATCAAGGAGAATGGTATGACTAAGGCCGATATCGTGGCTCGCATCGCACAATCCACCGGGATGACCAAGGTGGACACCGCGGAAGTGCTGAACGCGTTGCTGGATTCGATCTCATCCGCGCTGGGAAGGGGCGAGAAGATCGAACTGCGTGGATTCGGCATTTTCAAGGTGAAGGAAAGGAAGGCGCGCGTCGCCCGCAATCCGAAAACCGGAACGGGGATACGGATTCCACCGTGCGTGGTGCCGGTTTTCAAACCGTCAGATCATCTTAAAAACCGAGTACAGAAGGA
Coding sequences within:
- the sppA gene encoding signal peptide peptidase SppA → MARKSDWIIGGLLGGGVLVIVIVMLLLIAGPMLSSDRSLSGMGGGRVALVEVRGPITRADDTVKQIVKYREDDSVRAIVLRIDSPGGAVAPTQEIFDELRKTREAGKVIVASMGSVAASGGYYIACAADSIVANPGTITGSIGVITVAPSAEDLLEKIGIDWQVVKSGRHKDIGSLSRSMTAEEMGIVQSVVDDVYDQFVGAVASYRPLSREEVVDRADGRIYTGNQALPLGLVDRLGTYQDAIALAGRMAGLPEKPSVVRERPKTFFEMLMENMEMMTGLYSPGIVEYRYR
- a CDS encoding integration host factor subunit beta, whose product is MTKADIVARIAQSTGMTKVDTAEVLNALLDSISSALGRGEKIELRGFGIFKVKERKARVARNPKTGTGIRIPPCVVPVFKPSDHLKNRVQKEN